The following are encoded in a window of Clarias gariepinus isolate MV-2021 ecotype Netherlands chromosome 8, CGAR_prim_01v2, whole genome shotgun sequence genomic DNA:
- the olig3 gene encoding oligodendrocyte transcription factor 3 — protein sequence MNSDSGSSRSSSPDVDELYTLKTSSSSGQNEFAAKMSEHLSRGAGVDRTSAVVGVGGKYKLKKQVTEEELQQLRLKINGRERKRMHDLNLAMDGLREVMPYAHGPSVRKLSKIATLLLARNYILMLTSSLDEMKRLVGEIYGGGHHAAFHCGAVANHAVAHAPGPAAPTVHHALLGGALAPPTASSAAALSAALPALSSLRAPQTLMKTPPTPPLQVGTGFQHWAGLPCPCAICQVPPPAAHVPIASTGHTRLSVDKEAMK from the coding sequence ATGAATTCGGACTCAGGTTCGAGCAGATCCTCCTCGCCGGACGTGGACGAGCTGTATACGCTCAAGACTTCCTCGTCCTCGGGACAGAACGAGTTCGCGGCGAAGATGAGCGAGCACTTGTCGCGAGGCGCCGGCGTGGACAGGACGTCAGCAGTTGTCGGGGTCGGAGGCAAGTACAAGCTAAAGAAGCAAGTCACCGAAGAGGAGCTCCAGCAGCTTCGCCTGAAGATCAACGGACGGGAGCGCAAACGCATGCACGACCTGAACCTGGCCATGGACGGCCTGCGTGAGGTCATGCCGTACGCGCACGGGCCGTCGGTGCGAAAGTTGTCCAAGATCGCCACACTGCTGCTGGCGCGGAACTACATCCTAATGCTCACCAGCTCTCTGGATGAGATGAAGAGGCTGGTGGGAGAGATCTACGGCGGCGGCCATCACGCAGCCTTCCACTGCGGCGCCGTGGCGAACCACGCGGTCGCACACGCGCCCGGTCCCGCAGCCCCCACGGTGCACCACGCGCTGCTCGGAGGCGCTCTAGCACCGCCTACAGCGTCCTCCGCGGCCGCGCTGTCCGCCGCACTTCCCGCGCTCAGCTCCCTCCGCGCGCCTCAGACCCTGATGAAGACGCCGCCGACGCCTCCTCTCCAAGTTGGCACCGGCTTCCAGCACTGGGCAGGACTGCCGTGTCCCTGTGCCATCTGCCAGGTGCCTCCACCCGCCGCACACGTGCCCATCGCCTCCACGGGACACACGAGACTTTCTGTCGACAAGGAGGCGATGAAGTGA